The genomic segment ATGACGATGATGCCGGTGGATATGGCTATTCGAGGAAACCTTTTGCTGAGATCAGAGTCGCAGAGCAGGGTGACCATGGACTCGGTAAGAGCAAACGCTGAGCTCAAACCCAGGAAAGCCAGAGTCAGGAAAAATAAAACGGCCCAAACGTTGGCCCCTGGCATTtcagcaagagcaagaggaTAGGTGAGAAAGCCAACAGAGAATGTGGTTAGTTCAACGTTATCCTCTGGCCGAAGACCCAAGAAGCCCACAATACCGAACACGGCAAAACCGGCTAATACCTCGTACAACGAGTTGCTGAGGGAAATAATGATTGCGTCCTGGACAGCATTGGAAAAGCGGCTGTTGTAAGACGCATACGCTGTGAAGTATCCGAATCCGACCccgatggagaagaaaatcTGTCCACAAGCTGCCTGCCAGATCTGGCCATTCGCCAGCTTGTCCCCGTGCCATTCTGCAAAGTATAGTCTCACTCCATCGATGGCGTTTGGCAATGACAGAGCCCGTCCCATCAAGACGAACATCATGATGATAGGCAGTCCCATGGTGAAGTACACTGCGCGGCCAGTTACCCCAACACCTTTAAACAAGCAGAGATACACTGCTAGCCACATAAAGGCACACCAACCAACCGTCTCACCAACAAGTCCAGTACCTGGATACTTTGTATAGGACGTGACAGTGCTTCCATCGGTCGTACCAGCTATGGGGTCGTCGTTGGCAATAACGTCTTGCATATAAAACTCATTACCGCGACCTGTCCACGGCAGTGGACTTTGGAAGGAGGACCGAAAGTAATGCATGATCCAACTAAGAATGGGGACATAGTAGGTAGAGACGATGTATCCAGTCATGATGACACCGAAGCCCACGCCACGGGTATGTCGGTTGATGCCGTTGTATGCGATTACCGATCCTCCTCGATAGGCTTGGCCGATAGAGATCTCAAGCAGAAGGAGTGGTATGCCTAGTAGTACCAGGGCGAGAAGATACGGGATGAACCACTGGacgccgttgttggcgaaGACGACTGATGGGTATCGGAGAAGGTTACCCAGGCCTACGGCGCCGCCCTGCATATCGAGTCAGTATATTATTGCACACGTTTTCAACAATTGACTGGATCCCTCTCGGCGAATTGGCGCAAGAAGGCATGGAACATGGAAGGGGAGATATCACAGCGTCTTGGTGTACTCACCATGGCTGCGAGCACAAATGCCGTACGAGACGGCCACACATCGCGCCCATCTGACCCCTTTTCAGCGTCAGGTGCGAGGAACTGGAAAATTCTCTTCAACTTGCTCGCCATGTTTCGGGTTGAAGTGGGAGAGGCTTGAAAGAGAGTGCAAATAGTAAACCAGGGGGAAGCAAAGACCTCTATTCTGACGGAGAGATGCGTCCATTGCCACCGTATTTAAACAAATACTGTGACTTGTCATCCCTgagccatcaacaaggtGTAAGTCTGGTAAAGCTACATGGCCAGGTTATCCTACCCACCATCACTTGCTTGGTATCTTGGTTTTCGGCCGTAAAATGAACTGTTTGGGCCGACAGTACGCCTGATGACGAGGAGCCAAGATCTTGGGGTGTGCAAGGATTTTTGAGTGATTGGCTAACATGCTTACTCGGGATGGTCTAAATGCAGATTCTCGGCCATGCGATTTTAAGTTTTTACCTCTCTTGCTTTTGGATACATGTATTCATCTGCGAAGATGCCTGGCATATCTTTCAAGACACGGCTATGAAGAATGTTGCTCACGGCTGCGACAGACGACCAGTTTGATGTGTTACTGTCACGTTGCCAAGTGATGCTCTGTTTTGACTTGAGAGCTGAACAATGGGTTTCGATTCAGTCCTGGGAATAACAAGGTTGATGTACAAGGTGTGGCTTCCCCAGACCCCAGATGATCTACATTAGCCCAATGAGTTCCACATCCTCCTGCAATAGCTTTCTTCTGCGGTTTAGTGCATGACACTGGGCCAAGCTTAACTTGCTCCCACTCATACTGGCATCCCGTACCACAAGGCACGTTAGCTACGCCAAGCGCAGTTAGTTTACGAACGGCTGGCTAGTGAGCACTTAGTCCTCGGCGAAGCATGGATTCGGGTATAACTGATTGCAGAGTGTGGCCAAGCTGTACGGAGCATCTCACGTGGAAATCGATGTCATAAGTTAGTTCAAAGAGCCAAGGCTGACGCTGCATGTGCGTCTGATTGAGAGTTTGGTTTCGTGGAGGCGAATCAGCGAGGCCTGCGAATCATGGCTTTGGCCAAGAGTGCCAAGACACTTTCTGAACTTCACCGGATGTTCTAGTGAGATTTTGCTGTCGAGGTGTATCCAGTGCCAATGAGAGGCGTTTGGCCAAGTTTCTTTGGTTCAAGCATGATCGGTTACATACGGATGTGAGTGTTTGCGAATACAAGAACGGCATGCCAGAAACCCATTGGCAAATGAATTCCCGTCGTGTGGTTTCACAAATACATGCCCAACGATTTCCCATCAATATGGAGGAGTTCGGCTTTTGCCACATCGGATATTGAATCTGGAACGTGAGATTGGGCTGGGTTTACAGATGGCGGTAGTTTGTTGTGCGAACCAACACTTCCTGACTTGACAAGACTCTTACCAGTCTCAGTAAAGAAATTCGTAGTGTTGACAATGATCTCGCACTACAAAAATACCTTGGTCTCGAAAACGCAACAGAGTCAGAGATGCGTAGCACTAGTGTCAGAATCATGCCAAGAATCGGATGACGGAAATGGCACGCCAACGATGAAAGTGGCATTAATGCCCAGATACCTGTCAAGAAGAGTGCTGGCAAACCAGTCTTCTATTGTGTTTTCCATGCTACAGTTGGGCAGGGCTGCTTGACTTTAGAAGCTACACCTTGTCTTCTCCCAAGACACCTTGTCATGTCCTTCATTGCCACGAGGAATAAGTGTGAGGGGGAATCTGAGGGTGTAAAGAGCACCAAGGTAACAGGAAACCTGTAGTTGTGCGAGATTGCAAGTCATCTCGATGGCGTTGGATGCTTACCTGGGGAGAACGCATGTGGTTTCAGTTGACATGTCTACCCGCACGTTGTAACGGTCGTCGCAACCGAAATCGCCTGGAACGTTTCCAGAAGCCTTGGGTCAAAAAGTATCCACGACATTTTGAGCTGCTTCATGACCCACAAAGTCAGCGCGGTATTTATTTCAAGTGGCTGAGTGAGCCAAGACCCGCCGCGGTCCGTCGCATCGTTGGCTagtttgaagatggaggttgagaagcaatGTCACTGGTACCAACTGTTTCGCTGTTGCAGAATAGAGTTGGAGTGAGCGTTGTTTGGAGTCGACGCATTGACAAAAGGATGTTGACCCTTATCAACGTGATGGACTTGGGAAATGAGAGGGCTGTGACATGTGCACTGGTAGTTGAGCGGGGTTTTAGAAGCTGATAGGCGTCGATTCAAGACGAAGACAATGAAATTGGCTTATCAGACTTGTGTACAAGTTGTGCTGCTGTGACAAGAGAAAGTGGTGTAACATGATTCTCGAAGGGGACCATCTTTCTTGTAGAACAGCATCACCAACGTCATCATTACGATCTCCGTCACCTTCATGTCGGTTACCCCAGATTTCGTCTGCCGTTTCCAAAGCCCTTGGAAAATTAAAATGCGGAGAAGTTTCCTAGCTACGGTATCACAGCCGGAGCAGTCACTCATCAGCTTTTTTGAACCAGCATCCagcatccatcatccatcccgCGTTTATCCATGCTAGAACCGCCCATGCGGTATGTGGCGCCATCCATGGCCCCAACCTGTCTTTGTCTAGGGACATGTACCCAACAGGCAGCGAGATAGGTGGCGAGCGAGTCAGATTGGCAGTCTCCTGTTCTCAATTCATGTGGATGTGGAACCATAACCACGAGAGATGGTGTTCTGGGCTGTCTGGCCACCCGGAATTCTGACGCCCCGCACaatatggatggatggatgagtgTGgtgtgtctgtgtctgtgtcttgTCTGTGTATGTTTGTAACTTGCCCCGTTGCAGAAAGGgctgaagaggctggccGGTCGGATtgatgtggtgttttgatT from the Pochonia chlamydosporia 170 chromosome 6, whole genome shotgun sequence genome contains:
- a CDS encoding sodium/chloride dependent neurotransmitter transporter (similar to Aspergillus oryzae RIB40 XP_001826855.1) encodes the protein MASKLKRIFQFLAPDAEKGSDGRDVWPSRTAFVLAAMGGAVGLGNLLRYPSVVFANNGVQWFIPYLLALVLLGIPLLLLEISIGQAYRGGSVIAYNGINRHTRGVGFGVIMTGYIVSTYYVPILSWIMHYFRSSFQSPLPWTGRGNEFYMQDVIANDDPIAGTTDGSTVTSYTKYPGTGLVGETVGWCAFMWLAVYLCLFKGVGVTGRAVYFTMGLPIIMMFVLMGRALSLPNAIDGVRLYFAEWHGDKLANGQIWQAACGQIFFSIGVGFGYFTAYASYNSRFSNAVQDAIIISLSNSLYEVLAGFAVFGIVGFLGLRPEDNVELTTFSVGFLTYPLALAEMPGANVWAVLFFLTLAFLGLSSAFALTESMVTLLCDSDLSKRFPRIAISTGIIVISFLISLIYCTKFGFYLLDAVDTWINNLSLMFIACCEGLVCTTLYRHRDICKQVGWAAYLVYAGCYVMAMVLGVAVGHAVSPEAGAGVGFGLFVIGTIISLFIAKPPDSIPPKFWGRNVWLSKFWWVAFYSGNQLTRDLNSVVATGKNWRIPFFWAPIIRYVSCPILCIIMSFAYPAFYKKRMDPLHIFAFAVAHVIMVIVVVGFIFPRGFDIFIPPKRREDGRTAYAPQITVMSAYEGNDAVETGEAEEQDQGFGKEAKRESS